The sequence TTCTGCCGAAGATATTTTCCGGAGGGCATATGAAACACGCCAAAGTTGAGCACTTTAAGGGAAGGGAGATACAAATGCTTTCCGAAGAAAGGATCCCGGTTCAGAGTGATGGGGAAATCCTCGGCCACCTCCCATATAAAATAGAGATGGTGCCTAGGGCTGTAAAAATCCTTGTGCCTAGAGAATAATTTGTTAGCTTTAGTGGTAAAAATAACCTTGAAGAGGATTCCTTATTCAGCCTGTTGAATGATTAAAGGCGAAACCAGATTCAGAATATATAAGCAACCGTGGACAAAAGGAAACCAGTCTATTGAAGGGCTAATCATACGGAAGCAAAGGCTTATACCCTGGATTGGTTACGACACGAGGAAGAGGCTATCCGCATAAAGGGGTAGTCATACAAAATCAAAGGGAGGGTCTAAATGATGTATAAAGACAGGGAAGAAGCAGGGGATGAACTGGCCCGTGTTCTTCAGGATTATAAAAATGATGAGAGCACCCTGGTCCTTGCTATTCCCAGGGGCGGCGCCGTTATAGCATCACGGATTTCAAAGGCTTTGGGAATACCGTGGGATTTTGTTGTCCCTAAAAAGATCGGTGCCCCCCACAATCCCGAGCTGGCTATAGGTGTGGTTATGCAGGACGGTTCGGTGATTGTAAACGAAAATGCCCGCTTTTTTTTAGAGGTGAATGAATCATATCTACAACAGGAAAAACAAAGGCTTTATAAGGAGATTCAGAGGCGGATGCAGTTATACCGTAAGGACAGACCTTATCCTGAATTAAAAGACAAAAGGATAATATTGACGGATGATGGAATAGCTACAGGTTTTACGGTTAAAGGAGCCATAAAATTTATCCGAAATAAAAACCCCAGAGAAATTATCCTGGCCGTTCCCGTGGCTGCTCCCGAGTCCCTTGAAGAACTGGAACCCCTTGTAGACAGGGTGGTCTGTCCCTTAAGGCCCAGAA is a genomic window of Koleobacter methoxysyntrophicus containing:
- a CDS encoding phosphoribosyltransferase, yielding MMYKDREEAGDELARVLQDYKNDESTLVLAIPRGGAVIASRISKALGIPWDFVVPKKIGAPHNPELAIGVVMQDGSVIVNENARFFLEVNESYLQQEKQRLYKEIQRRMQLYRKDRPYPELKDKRIILTDDGIATGFTVKGAIKFIRNKNPREIILAVPVAAPESLEELEPLVDRVVCPLRPRMFYAVGQFYEDFSQTTDEEVIRLFEKDSKGYDNLPSDK